Proteins encoded in a region of the Mycolicibacterium chitae genome:
- a CDS encoding aldehyde dehydrogenase family protein, producing MTTEISKESAPATTPVDIPAVVAGVRKAYATGRTRSIEWRKQQLRALEKLVLENESVIADALAEDLGRAPFEAWLADIASTAGEAKNAAKNVGKWAKRRYRLLESSQLPGRGWVEYEPFGTVLIIGAWNFPFALTLGPAVGAIAAGNTVVLKPSEVAPASSAVMADLVPRYLDPEAVVVVEGDGSVSQELINQGFDRVFFTGGTEIGRKVYESAAAHLSPVTLELGGKSPVIVAADADIEIAAKRIAWTKLINSGQICIAPDYVLAEASIKDKLVDEITKAVTKFESKNPEGKRIVNERHFARLTNALAATKGNVVLGGGSDPENIKIQPTLVVDPDPAEPLMTDEIFGPILPIVTVQSIDDAIDFVNARPKPLAAYLFTKTKAIRERIIREVPAGGMVINQLLFHFATAKLPFGGVGPSGMGSYHGKFGFEEFSHRKTVMTKPTRPDLISMIYPPYTEKAWKMARRLF from the coding sequence GTGACCACCGAAATTTCCAAAGAATCCGCACCTGCGACGACCCCCGTGGACATTCCGGCCGTCGTCGCGGGCGTCCGCAAGGCCTACGCGACCGGCCGCACCCGCAGCATCGAATGGCGCAAACAGCAGCTCCGCGCGCTGGAGAAGCTGGTCCTCGAGAACGAGTCGGTGATCGCCGACGCGCTGGCCGAGGACCTCGGCCGCGCGCCGTTCGAGGCGTGGCTGGCCGACATCGCCAGCACCGCCGGCGAGGCCAAGAACGCCGCCAAGAACGTCGGCAAGTGGGCCAAGCGCCGCTACCGGCTGCTGGAGTCCTCGCAGCTGCCCGGCCGGGGCTGGGTCGAGTACGAGCCGTTCGGCACCGTGCTGATCATCGGCGCCTGGAACTTCCCGTTCGCCCTGACGCTGGGCCCGGCCGTCGGCGCGATCGCCGCCGGCAACACCGTGGTGCTCAAGCCGTCGGAGGTGGCCCCGGCCTCCTCGGCCGTGATGGCCGACCTGGTGCCCCGGTACCTGGACCCCGAGGCCGTCGTGGTCGTCGAGGGGGACGGCTCGGTCAGTCAGGAACTCATCAACCAGGGCTTCGACCGGGTGTTCTTCACCGGCGGCACCGAGATCGGCCGCAAGGTCTACGAGAGCGCCGCGGCGCACCTGAGCCCGGTCACCCTCGAACTCGGCGGCAAGAGCCCGGTGATCGTCGCGGCCGACGCCGACATCGAGATCGCGGCCAAGCGCATCGCCTGGACCAAGCTGATCAACTCCGGGCAGATCTGCATCGCCCCGGACTACGTGCTGGCCGAGGCGAGCATCAAGGACAAGCTGGTCGACGAGATCACCAAGGCCGTCACCAAGTTCGAGTCCAAGAACCCCGAGGGCAAGCGGATTGTCAACGAGCGGCACTTCGCGCGGCTGACCAACGCGCTGGCCGCGACCAAGGGCAACGTGGTTCTCGGCGGTGGCTCCGACCCGGAGAACATCAAGATCCAGCCGACGCTGGTGGTGGACCCGGACCCGGCCGAACCGCTGATGACCGACGAGATCTTCGGCCCCATCCTGCCCATCGTCACCGTGCAATCCATCGACGACGCAATCGATTTCGTCAACGCCCGGCCCAAGCCGCTGGCGGCCTACCTGTTCACCAAGACCAAGGCCATCCGCGAGCGGATCATCCGCGAGGTGCCGGCCGGCGGCATGGTGATCAACCAGTTGCTGTTCCACTTCGCGACCGCCAAGCTGCCGTTCGGCGGGGTCGGCCCGTCCGGGATGGGCTCCTACCACGGCAAGTTCGGCTTCGAGGAATTCAGCCACCGCAAGACCGTGATGACCAAGCCAACCCGACCCGACTTAATCTCGATGATCTACCCGCCGTATACAGAGAAGGCGTGGAAGATGGCGCGACGGCTGTTCTGA
- a CDS encoding SAM-dependent methyltransferase, translated as MGALRTDDDSWDIATSVGSTAVMVAAARAADTESQDPLIDDPYARLLVDGVSGLPWQNLLEEDVIERVAGVDVEAAAIFRHMRNYQAVRTHFFDAFFTAAAAAGIRQMVILASGLDSRAYRLAWPTGTRVFEIDQPKVLEYKAAKLAEHGADPTAKRQEVAVDLRFDWPAELQQAGFDRTQPTAWLAEGLLMYLPAEAQDRLFENIGALSAPGSRIAAETAGKHSEDRREEMQQRFERVAEALDIQRPDLDIADLVYNDPDRAELDEWLNAHGWTATATAATDEMRRLERWVDGVPMTDDQDAFSNFVVAERG; from the coding sequence ATGGGCGCACTTCGCACCGACGACGACAGCTGGGACATCGCGACCAGCGTCGGCAGCACCGCCGTCATGGTGGCCGCGGCCCGCGCGGCCGACACCGAGAGCCAGGACCCCCTGATCGACGACCCGTACGCGCGCCTGCTGGTCGACGGCGTCTCCGGCCTGCCCTGGCAGAACCTGCTGGAGGAGGACGTCATCGAGCGGGTGGCCGGCGTGGACGTCGAGGCCGCCGCGATCTTCCGCCACATGCGCAACTACCAGGCCGTGCGCACCCACTTCTTCGACGCGTTCTTCACCGCGGCCGCCGCCGCGGGGATCCGCCAGATGGTGATCCTGGCCTCCGGCCTGGACTCGCGCGCCTACCGGCTGGCGTGGCCGACGGGCACCCGGGTCTTCGAGATCGACCAGCCCAAGGTGCTCGAGTACAAGGCCGCCAAACTGGCCGAACACGGCGCCGACCCGACCGCCAAGCGCCAGGAAGTCGCCGTCGACCTGCGCTTCGACTGGCCGGCCGAACTCCAACAAGCCGGATTCGACCGGACCCAGCCCACCGCCTGGCTGGCCGAGGGGCTGCTGATGTACCTGCCGGCCGAGGCCCAGGACCGGCTCTTCGAGAACATCGGCGCGCTCAGCGCCCCGGGCAGCCGGATCGCCGCCGAGACCGCCGGCAAGCATTCCGAAGACCGCCGCGAGGAGATGCAGCAGCGCTTCGAGCGGGTCGCCGAGGCGCTGGACATCCAGCGGCCCGACCTCGACATCGCCGACCTGGTCTACAACGACCCGGACCGGGCCGAACTCGACGAGTGGTTGAACGCGCACGGCTGGACCGCCACCGCCACCGCGGCCACCGACGAGATGCGCCGCCTCGAGCGCTGGGTCGACGGCGTGCCGATGACCGACGACCAGGACGCGTTCTCCAACTTCGTGGTCGCCGAGCGCGGCTGA
- a CDS encoding TetR/AcrR family transcriptional regulator codes for MPHTASRRGPGRPPAAKAAETRERILRSARQVFSELGYDAATFQAIALRADLTRPAINHYFPNKRALFAEVVDRTNALVIAAGVERAGAATTLVGRLEAFIMAAVQADSEDRSAAAFLVAAVLETQRHPELRQDDNDGLEASRKFVTWAVNEAIETGELTTDTDIASLVEMLVAVLWGMGFYAGFVGSHEQLEQIADQLKLLLENRLWHLKPAE; via the coding sequence GTGCCGCATACCGCTAGCCGCCGGGGCCCGGGCCGACCCCCCGCAGCAAAAGCGGCGGAGACGCGGGAGCGAATTTTGCGCTCCGCCCGCCAGGTTTTCAGCGAATTGGGTTATGACGCTGCGACCTTCCAGGCAATCGCGCTCCGCGCTGATCTGACACGCCCCGCGATCAATCATTACTTCCCGAATAAGCGCGCGCTGTTCGCCGAGGTGGTGGACCGGACCAACGCGCTGGTCATCGCGGCGGGGGTCGAGCGGGCCGGGGCGGCGACGACGTTGGTGGGACGGCTCGAGGCCTTCATCATGGCCGCGGTGCAGGCGGACTCCGAGGACCGCTCCGCGGCGGCGTTCCTGGTCGCGGCGGTGCTCGAGACGCAGCGGCATCCGGAACTGCGGCAGGACGACAACGACGGGCTGGAGGCCTCCCGCAAGTTCGTGACCTGGGCGGTGAACGAGGCCATCGAGACCGGGGAGCTGACCACCGACACCGATATCGCGTCGCTGGTGGAGATGCTGGTCGCGGTGCTGTGGGGGATGGGCTTCTACGCAGGCTTCGTCGGCAGCCACGAACAGCTGGAGCAAATCGCCGACCAACTCAAGCTGCTGCTGGAGAACCGGCTGTGGCATCTCAAGCCGGCCGAGTGA